A window of Macaca mulatta isolate MMU2019108-1 chromosome 7, T2T-MMU8v2.0, whole genome shotgun sequence genomic DNA:
CGCGTTCTAACTGCTTATTTTGGGCACTCAGCGCTCCCCTTAGGGCTGGAGTTGTGTTAGGGGGGTCTCTGGGTTCGCGACCCGCCAGCTGGGGTGGGCGGTCCTGGGAATAACCGGACACTTAGTTAAGTCAGCAGGTGCAGCCGCAACCCAGCCAGCTCACTCTCCTCTGCTTCCGCTCTCATTGGCTCAGCCTCCCcgcccccaggccccgcccccagcccgCCTCAGCCGGCTGCTGGAGGCAAAAGGCTCTGCGCACGCGCCGTGGGGTGGGGCGCCCTTGGTTGGGGGCGGACGGGGGTTTAGGAGGACAGCGAGGAACGGGCGCAGAGGGGTGGCGGGGCCGCCGCGTCGTTGCGCGGCAGTTGCGTCCTGCCTCGTGCGCGCGGCACccgggagggggcggggccgaggtgggcaaggtggcgggccaccgcccctggccccgCCCCCACAGCCCGCCCGCGCGCCTCGCCCcgccccctcgccgggcccgccccgccccctcgccgGGCCGTGCTCTTGCTCCCGCCGCCCGCCAGCCTCACGCTAGGCTCCGGCGGCCAAGAGCGGGAGAAAGTCCTGCTGGTGGGCGGCCGCGGGGCTGAGCGCGTCCGGCATCCCGGGGCCGCTCCGGCCCGGGCGGCGAGGGTGCCCGGCGGTCCATGCATCCGCCGCCGTCCGCCGCCGCGATGGATTTCAGTCAGAACAGCCTGTTCGGCTACATGGAGGACCTGCAGGAGCTCACCATCATCGAGAGGCCGGTCCGCCGGAGCCTCAAGGTGCGCCCCGGGGAGAGGACCTGCCCTCAGGGCGTCCGGCCGCCTGCCCCGCGCTGATCTccgccccaccccaccaccctccCCTCCTTCGGGCCGCCGGGACCCTCTCGGACCGGCCCCTCCgtcctcctccagcccctgtTGCCGTGCCGCCCTAAGCCAGCTCCTCCCGGACCCTTCCTCAGCGCGGACCCAGTCCTCTCTAGTCTGGATCCCCATCCGCAAGGGACGggtccctgccccagccccgACCCGGCGCCAGCCCCGCGGCCCTTGCCCCTTCTGAGGCGTCCGAATCCCCCCGGCTCACCCCCAGGAACGGCCGAGCCCCAGCCCTCGGGGCAGCCCCAGCGTCCTCAGTCGCGGACCCCCTTCCTTccgccccccgccccaccccgcgggAGCTGCCCCTCGAGGCCGCAGCCCACCTCTACCCGGTCCTCTCCTGGGCTCCCCAACCTCTGGTCCGCTGACGCCGCCCGGGTTCTGGCCCCAGGCCCACCCCTCGGTCCACACATTCCCGACTCCTCCCCCCACCTCTCCCCGAGACACCACCCAGCGTCCCGTCCGCTCACCCCCAGCCCACCAAGTCAGATCAAGCTCGGGTCCCTCTGCCCTCGAGGCAGCCCGGCCTCCTCTCGCTTCCCAGCCAGCACCCTTTCTCAGTGTGGTCCTGGTCCCCGTCTACAAGCCCTCGCGACCCTTTGCCGCCCTCCTGAGTCACCGCGCATCCTTTCCTCCCAACCCCTCCAGGACTCTAGCTGGGACCCTGCTCCCCAATCCCTTGAGGGAGTCAACCTTCAGcttgctccccccacccccaccggcTCTCCCACCCCGCAGAGTCATCTTCCTCCCAGAGGCTCCAACCTTTAGCGCCAGCAAACCTAGTTTACGGACAGGACCCCTTTCCCCTGGCCATCGCTTAATTAGCTGCTTTAGCTCCTCTCACTCCCACCTGCCGCAATATCTCAAATCTCTGGTTTCTTCCAGCCCCAGAGTtgatttccttccctcccccactccaGATCTTGTCCTTTTCATGCCTGCTCGGCTGCAGTGTTCATCCATCccccttttagcatttcttgggGTGGAAAATGCTGGAGAAATAGCCGTGAGGTATTAGAGATAAAAGTGTGTGTATTTATTCGTTTTATAACATGCGTATGAAATGGATTTCAGCCAAGGTTCTGAAGCCACGATGCGATTTTCAAGCTGCAATCCAGAAGCTAGaaggataaaaacagaaaaaaaacagtcCCCTCCCCAAATTCGACCACCCAATTAGAGACTTCCGTGATTGATGTCGCCTGGTATCCTCAGCTCCTTGATTAGTTTTCATTGTTAATGCTTAATTGTGAAACTTTTTCATTCGTTTATCCTCATAGAGGGTCACTGGGAGGTTGGGAGGCAAGACTGACCCAATGTTTGTGGTGCATAAATGTGTATTTTACCCTTGACAGACaccagaagaaatagaaagattGACAGTCGATGAAGACCTCAGTGATATTGAAAGGGCTGTTTATCTGCTCAGGTATTTCCTAgtctttctgtgaaattgctcttttttttccccctgtggcAGCAGAGATCAATGCTTTCTAAAATGTATGTTCCCGTTATGTTCAGATTTACTTAGCCACTTGAACAGAGTACTTTTGTGTGCATAGTACTTAACTATATTATACATTAGATTTGGCTGTGGACTTATGAATTTGAGAATTTAAATAAAACACCTAATTTATAGAATGTTGcttggaggaggaagagcagatgGTTTGAGTTGAAcctcatcctttttttcttttctggcatTGGTTTTTCTCACTTAAGATTCAGTAAGTTTAGATGAGACTTGAGTATACAAGGATTAGTTTTAAGTTCATTGTAGAGTAGGCACATTATATGGGATCTACTATatggaaaaaaatccacaaatatgGTAGTTCATTTTGCTGTTCAGGATATCCTGTTTGTAGTACTTTTGCTATGCAAGCTTTATGATTTTGTCTGAGGGGTTTTGGAAACTTAGTTGATTTCAAACCATTTCACAGGCTCTACAGAATTGCTTAAGGCAAATGGTTACTGCGAATATTTACAAGATTTTTCTGAACTATTTAAAACATTGTCTTGTAGATTGAGCATCTTAAAAACTAGTACAGTGACCATTAATGATGTTTTAATTGATTAAAATCCTTTAGAAACAAATTTCCTACAGcattttgtgtatatttaaaatttttcattagcTTACACAacatatttttcccttttggcaAATTAGTCACTCTTATTTTCCAGAATCAGATTTTGAAAACTGATGTAATTTACCTCCTAGGATATTTGTCATCCTTGTTTCCTTAGCTCAGTGCCAGTTCCAGGTACTGGCAAGTTTCTTGTTCTCCTTTCTTGTTTACAGATCATGTTTCCAGTCCCATGTTATTCATTGAATGAtcctgtaaaaacaaacaaacaaacaaacaaaaactccctcTCCAGGTcttcaattttcttaattactttttttaGCCTACTAAAAGTGGCATCATGAGTTTCTGTTGTAACTTTAGTCAGAATATCAGCATATTTACCATGTAGACCATTCCATCTGATAATTGTATCATTTAGAAATGTAACTGCATCTTAGACTTAATGTTGATGTTATTTTCCCCCTCTTTGTGATAGCTATGGTACATGCTCTCATCATTTCTACCTATTTACTTCAGAGaaaacttctctttatatatGAATTCAACGGTGTGTGTTTTGGGTGTTTACTTAGAGAATAATCCAACTTTTAACcgattttcatattttattgtgtTGTATTTGGAATACTTTATTCCTTAATAATTAACACATTTATTATGGTGAACAATAGTTGTCAACATTTGCCTATTCCCACAGTTCTTTTACTCAAAGTAGGTAGAAAATTGATGAAAGTGTGGATAAATGTGTTTAAATCTACAACAGTTAATGATTTGAAATAACCTCCTGTTTATTCCTACTGAATTTTCTTTAGTACAAACACTGGCTTAGAATTAGGAAAtggagagtcttgctctatttACTTGTAATAGAAGACACCGTATTCTAGATATCAGTGATAAgccttttttttaaggaaagcttatttgttttctattttgcttttattgtttgttAGCAAACCAGGTTGTCTGAGTTGTCTTTATTTCTTAGACTCAACATAAGTTTCGCTCAGTTCTGGAATTTACAAAGCCCTTATAGAGACAGATGGCCCCTCTTATTCTTAgacaagagaattttaaaagagaTTCAATATCTCCTTTAGTTTCTTGTGGCTCACCTACCTTGAAGGAGGTTTGCAAGGTGACTCAGAAGGGGAACACTGGTTTGGTTGTGTATGGGTTCTCCAGCTGAGTTCTTCTTTTGTATCCTTAACATCTTACCACCTCCTGGGGGAATGTGGGATTTCACCTTAGTCCAGCTTTGGGAGGGATGATGCCAAGAATGCTTGAAAGGGTCTTTCTTCCCTGGGATTCAGGGGAGGAGACAGGATCGTTTCATAGAGATGTTCCGAACTTTGCCTCGGTTTAGGCCTTCTCATCTTCTCTCATGTATTGAACCTGCTATTGTAAatgtaatttattcctttttttcatttgtacttTGCTGAGTCCTTTTTTCCCTCTGTCAGTGATTTTCAGGTTTATTTTTGAGCACTTTACCTTTTCCTCTGCattgaatattatataaatgtataatatgtaacatattttttctcttggcTTTTATGTGTCAGGtttgtttctttagttcttttattttgtatattaaaactATTTTGGAGTATTATGTTAAATTAGAATTCAAAGTCAGATATGTAAGCATCAGTAAGCAATGCTTTATATTAGTGGAGTTTCTGGTAGCACTTAGATTGAATCCATTATCTGAAAAaagcattatatataatatagagtACTATCatcaatgaaaaacaaattatactGTTCATTATCTTACCCTGAAATATGGCAAGTCATTTATTAATGACATTTTCACAATTAAGTTTAGAATATTACAGTCTTCAAAGATTTGACACAGATGAATTTGTGGTTTTGCACACATATGATGCTGCTATACCCATCTGTGGCATTTAGCACTGAAGCAAAACAACTTTCCTAATAGTCCCAGCTTGTGTCTTAGTCAAAATCATAtctttttcctgttctttctcttctttgtgattttgcatatatttttggaATGTACTTAAAACATGTGAATGATTTTGTTATGGAAGAATCTTAAGTATGTATACTGTGCTTTCATTAGGTAAATCTTTACTTGTATATTTCTGACTGCCTACCAGATAAAGTGTAGACCCTGAAGCCTGGCATTCAGAATACTCCATAGTTGACTCTATCTTAGCTGTGCAATGTGATGTCCCACCAGTCCCCcacttttaaaaatggctttattgagatataattcatagtCCCTGTTGTTCACTCATTTAAACTGAATAGTTAAGcaggttttagtatattcacagaattgtgcaaccatcaccgcAATCAATTGtagaacatttttgtcacccGCAAAAGAAACTTTGTACTATTAGCAGTTACCCCTCAATACCAACCCTCTCAGCCTTTGGGAACCATTCTGCTTCCTGTAtatatggatttgcctattctggacattccTAAACATgggatcatacagtatgtggccttttgtgactgacttctttcacttagcataatgttttcaaggttcacacATGTTATAGCAGGCATtagtagtttatttctttttgttgcagtGTAGTATTCTACTGTATGGATATAGCACTTTTGTTTagccattcatcagttgatggatattgagttgtttccacttaaTTCTTCACTTTTTGATTCAGTCATGCTGGCCTTTTCATTGTTACTCAGTTTCATTGTGTTTATCCTTAACTTTTGCTTTTGCTCATCCTGGAGTACTCTTTCAGTATATCCCTATCCAACATATAGCATCTCTAGGATCCAGCTATAATCTTACATGTTTCATAAAGTCTTCCCTAACTGCTTAAACCACATGGATCCCAGGCTTCTTTGATCTCCCTTATCACTTAGTGGCGCTTTCTTCAATTGGCCATTAATCATTGATTTATATTCCTTAACTGTGTGTACATGTTTTCTTCAGTAGATTGTAAGGTCCTGGAGGACAAGCTTTTAGAGGACAAGGGCAAGCTTTCTTGTTGTTCTTTCTTGTTCTTTGCTGTGATACAAATACATACCTCTTAATGGAATAAAGAGTATTTAAGATGACCATACTGCAAGATGAATTAAGCAActtctgatatttttaattttaggtatTATGGGTCATATCTTCTTCTATAACTTGTTATCTATGTGACAGTGGTCAAGTTAGTTATGGTTTTCGAGGCCTGCTTTTCATTTGTAAAGCGGAAATAATAATTCCCTTTTCCCAGTGTGGTTGAAGCACCTGGCACATGATAGGCATCCCATTACTGTTAATTCCCTTCtgtctccttttccctttccctacTTCCTTGCTACTTAGGTGCTCAAGttacatttaaaactttaaaagagGATAATGGTATTAATTTTGCCTTctaataatttaataaacaaaGTATACCAACTGAAGTTTGTGATAGATGTCCATTAACTTCATTTGCTAATAGTATTTATCAGAAATTAGAATCTTCACAAATCATAATTAAGCATTTTTAACTGAGTAATAGTAAGGTCAGCCtgttgatttatattttcttaacaaATGACCCTAAGTAATATTTGCTGTTATGCATTAAATGTGTTGATTGGTTAATGTACTGAGCCTAGCTTTTATGTTGCTTACTTTTAAAGTCATTTGTgactttaaaactattttcactTTGTGCTGTGAGTTTTAAATCATTTTGCACTTTGCTTTCCCGGGACAGTCAGATAAagagctttgcttttttttttttttttttttttccttttttcttttttaaagacagggtctcactctgtttcccaggctggagtgcagtggctattcacaggcacagtcATAGTGctctaactcctgggctaaaatgatcctcccacctcagctttccgaatacctgggactacagaaggCACATACTACCTCCACAGCCACTGCCCCCATCATAAAGTGCATCTGTaattggaactttttttttaaaactttctcttattattttttaaagagtaagtGCTCCCCCTAGTGATATGAAGGAGTGAGATTTCTGCAGTCAAATCAGTGGAAATAAACAAGTGTTGTACCATGTGAGAACTCTGGcgtacttcctgggttcaagactAGGATAGGGTAGCAATGAGATAGTGAGGAAGAATTCTAGTGTTTAAAGCTTTGCTACCCACCTAGCTTTTagttgttttatcttttaaaatacctATCTTATTTGCTATCCCACAGTGGAAAGTTGTGTGGAAAACTCCTTTGAATGCCCTCATTTTTAAGACCTGTGTCCCACATTTACTTTCATTATtgtcttgatttctgtttttGATGCTTGCTGCCTTTCAGTATTGTTTTAGTGaggcatggtgtgtgtgtgtgtgtgtgagagagagagagggcgggagagagagagatcacgTTTGCAtttgtgcgtgcatgtgtgtatgtgtatataggtGGTCTTGAGTGACCAGTATTGCTTGCTCAGTTTTCTCTAGTGATATACAGGAGAGGACTTTTGCATTCTTCACAATTAAGATAGATAGTTGGTTGTTAATACAAACAATTGGCTAGAATCATAAAATCATAAATGATACATATTTTCAACAGTACAttctaatgtaaactataaatatattttcatttgccaATCTTTTGATGTAGAGTCATGGTCTTTTCTTTGAGTATGGGTCTGCTGATTAAAGTTTGAAATTCTCCTTCTTTCATAAATCACCCCATAATGCATTTACAATATCAAGTTCAGTTTTCTTTATAGGTGAACAAGAATTTAAATTTGCTTATGAAGCAGTCTGAAAGCATGGTTCTAGGTTTTTATGATTTTCGACTTGTGTTTTGTTCTTCGATACTTTAATAGCGATTTTCTTTGACAACTTATGTTTATTGAATTTagtttttctaaaacttttaactttatttttatagaaacaagtatatgtattcatatatttaggtaatatttaattaaattatgtaattatgtAATTGCAACAGCAAGTGAAATTTGAGATAAACTAGTTTGGGAACATACTTAACTGACTCTTAATTACAACTCAACTAGTGAGAGTGGAATTCTGTGGGCTTTCCAGAAAGTAGTCTATTTGCGACGAGCTTTCAGCTTGCAGTTGCAAGGCAGTAGAGAGAGTATTGCTTAATCAGGTCTTTTAACATCTTTTCACATCTCAAACACCTTTGTTTGAGAGAGGTACATACCATCTCCTTTCCAAGTGTGCTCTGTGATGATCTTGCTTCATTCTTGATATTCCTCTCCTGTCTCTCTGTTGAATTCGTTCCCATGGTCTGGTTTGTTCTTCGTTTGcctttatacattaaaaaaagtaatgaatttGGAATATCAGTTAAAGAAGTACTTTTATaagcttatattttattttttaacgtGAACTTTGAATATATGCAGAAATGTGCACAAATCGTAACACGGCTTGTTGATTTTTTACAAGTGAACACACCCATGTACCCAGTATCCAGATTAAAGCATAGAACATTATCGTGTTAGCTTAGTAGCTTCCTTTGTATTCCTGTCCCAGTGCCCCGTACTTCCTGCAAAGGGTAGCTACTCTCCTGACTTCTAACACTATACATTGATTTACTTGATTTTGAACTTTCTATAGTAGAAAGCACTCTATGTACCTTTTGTGTatagcttcttttgctcaacattttaaaaaagagatttatccatattgttgcaagGAGCAACAGAttgttcattctcattgctgtatACTGTTCCATTAtgtgaatatatcacaatttattcattccactgctgatggacatttggcttaGTTTTCAGTTTGGGGCTTTTATGAATGATGCTGTTATAatcattcatgtacaagtctcCTGGTGAATACATGTGTGCATTTCTTTTAGGTATCATTATAGAAGTAGAATTGTTGGTCGTAGCATATGCCTATGTCCGGCTTAAAAGATATTGCTAAACAGTTTTCCAGTGTGCTTTGACTAGTTTGTACTTCTGCCAGCAGTGTTTGAATGGTCCCAGCCTATATTTTTTTTAGGAAACAAAAGTGACAAACTTCTTAGTACATAATTTCTAGCATATCAATAATGAGCTTCCTAGTTAATAGCCTTTAGATGTTTCGTTTCTCTGTGCATGACTTACACCatctaactttttttctttccctacaAGAAGGGGAGTTCTATAAGGTTTTACTTGGCTAGACTGTTGGTTAGAAGACTCTCAGTTATTGGATTGTCTCTTAGGGGATAAGGCATGTGTGTGATTagtttttcttagaaaaagagaaacaaagtggATATTGGAGTCTCCCTGTTCCTGGGAGTGCTATTCTCAGTCCCTGTGCTTTTAATGATTCTAAGAGGTCCTCATTAAAAAACAATTGCCCACGTTGTCATCTTCTGTGAAGATGATGTACAAATGACTTGCCTTTCTACATGGAAATTGCAGGCAACTTCATTTGTATTTTGTAGGACAGAGGGATCACTGTTTAATATATTAAGAGCAGTATATAATGGATTCCAGCTGTATACCTTCCATTATTGCTAAGGTCAAATTACTGAAGTCTTTGGCAAACCTTGAATTCCCTGTTTTGGAAAAGTACTAGGTCTCTGAATATAAAGGGTTTGGAGATTGTTTCCcatctctgtttc
This region includes:
- the PPP4R4 gene encoding serine/threonine-protein phosphatase 4 regulatory subunit 4 isoform X3, whose translation is MHPPPSAAAMDFSQNSLFGYMEDLQELTIIERPVRRSLKTPEEIERLTVDEDLSDIERAVYLLSAGQDVQGTSVIANLPFLMRQNPTETLRRVLPKVRVHEDAHLFIQRVWISRMFVQRV